A single region of the Halobacterium wangiae genome encodes:
- a CDS encoding PGF-CTERM-anchored ABC transporter substrate-binding protein codes for MHRTATAVGVVLLILSAVVPAAGAAGAIGAQDGGALECEFPLTDSDASDHQVTVDAEPERVVTLNPSAAQTMWEIGGREKVVGISQFGGYLEGAESREVVTSGFPSTVNVEQVISLDPDLVLAPNTIDNDSVQQIRGAGITVYRFELADSVDSIYNKTQLIGQLTGECAGAEETVSEMRDRVQTVEEAVAGEERPRVYWGTEAGYTAGPNTFVGQIIERAGGHNVANEANTSQPYPQLSEEFIAQQDPEFVVVSVPPEQLGNDSRSYIPQDSVVRNTTAWEEGNIVVVDTNHLSQPAPRIVEPMTQMAQAFHPEAYADANTTTTTTAAPTTTTADATTTADTTDDESGGGVPGFGVPAAVVAVLGAALLARR; via the coding sequence ATGCACAGAACTGCAACTGCAGTTGGTGTAGTCCTACTGATTCTGAGTGCGGTGGTGCCGGCCGCGGGTGCCGCCGGCGCCATCGGTGCACAGGACGGCGGCGCACTGGAGTGTGAGTTCCCACTGACCGACTCCGACGCCAGCGACCACCAGGTCACTGTCGACGCGGAACCAGAACGCGTCGTCACGTTGAACCCGAGTGCAGCACAGACGATGTGGGAGATCGGCGGCCGCGAGAAGGTCGTCGGTATCTCGCAGTTCGGCGGCTACCTCGAGGGCGCCGAGTCGCGGGAGGTCGTGACCTCCGGCTTCCCGTCGACGGTGAACGTCGAGCAGGTCATCAGCCTGGACCCCGACCTGGTGCTCGCACCGAACACCATCGACAACGACTCGGTCCAGCAGATCCGCGGCGCCGGCATCACCGTCTACCGCTTCGAACTGGCCGACTCCGTCGACAGCATCTACAACAAGACCCAGCTCATCGGCCAGCTCACCGGCGAGTGCGCGGGCGCCGAGGAGACCGTCTCCGAGATGCGCGACCGCGTCCAGACGGTCGAGGAGGCCGTCGCTGGCGAGGAGAGACCCCGCGTCTACTGGGGGACGGAAGCCGGCTACACCGCTGGCCCGAACACCTTCGTCGGCCAGATAATCGAGAGAGCCGGCGGTCACAACGTCGCCAACGAGGCGAACACCAGCCAGCCGTACCCGCAGCTCTCCGAGGAGTTCATCGCCCAGCAGGACCCCGAGTTCGTCGTCGTCAGCGTCCCCCCGGAGCAACTCGGCAACGACTCCCGCTCGTACATCCCTCAGGACTCGGTCGTCCGGAACACGACCGCCTGGGAGGAGGGGAACATCGTCGTCGTGGACACGAACCACCTCAGTCAGCCCGCGCCGCGCATCGTCGAGCCGATGACGCAGATGGCCCAGGCGTTCCACCCCGAGGCGTACGCCGACGCTAACACCACGACCACGACGACTGCAGCGCCAACGACCACGACGGCCGACGCGACGACCACGGCCGACACCACTGACGACGAGTCCGGCGGCGGTGTCCCCGGGTTCGGCGTACCTGCCGCCGTCGTCGCCGTGCTCGGCGCCGCGCTGCTCGCTCGCCGGTAA
- the btuC gene encoding vitamin B12 ABC transporter permease BtuC: protein MRAFTRASLWTAATFAVLVAVMLASATMGHASIPVDQVALAALETVAVPTSVSPFVDSATLPVVGSLPWPAIDVGYSSPLQFDVPGEAQYIVGQLRMPRIVLGATVGAALAVAGAVMQGFFRNPMADPSIIGVSSGAAVGAVTVIAFPALLPFGVQVAAFGGALVAAFAVYLLATQDGHTPVATLLLAGIAVQTFLGAVTSFVVVKSGKSIREAIYWLMGHLNGSRWHEVELALPTVLVGTVVLFAYARDMNVLLAGEEDAHTLGVDVERTKRLLLVVASVVTAAAVAVAGVIGFVGLVVPHAMRLLVGPDHRVLLPTSAFAGGAFLVVADTFARTGAAELPVGIVTAFVGAPFFLYLLRDREVRAL, encoded by the coding sequence ATGCGCGCGTTCACCCGGGCGAGTCTCTGGACCGCCGCCACCTTCGCCGTCCTCGTGGCAGTCATGCTCGCCAGTGCGACCATGGGCCACGCCTCCATCCCAGTCGACCAGGTGGCCCTCGCGGCCCTGGAGACGGTTGCCGTCCCCACCTCGGTCTCTCCGTTCGTCGACTCGGCGACGCTTCCCGTCGTCGGGTCGCTCCCTTGGCCTGCCATCGACGTGGGCTACAGTTCCCCCCTCCAGTTCGACGTCCCCGGCGAGGCACAGTACATCGTCGGCCAGCTCCGCATGCCCCGTATCGTGCTCGGCGCGACCGTCGGCGCCGCGCTCGCGGTCGCCGGCGCCGTCATGCAGGGGTTCTTCCGCAACCCGATGGCCGACCCCTCTATCATCGGCGTCTCCTCCGGCGCCGCGGTGGGTGCAGTCACCGTCATCGCGTTCCCCGCGCTCCTCCCGTTCGGCGTTCAGGTGGCCGCGTTCGGCGGCGCGCTCGTCGCGGCGTTCGCCGTCTACCTCCTCGCGACACAGGACGGCCACACGCCCGTCGCGACGCTCCTGCTGGCTGGCATCGCCGTCCAGACGTTCCTCGGCGCGGTCACCTCCTTCGTCGTCGTGAAGTCCGGGAAGAGCATCCGCGAGGCGATCTACTGGCTGATGGGGCACCTCAACGGGAGCCGCTGGCACGAGGTCGAACTCGCGCTCCCGACGGTGCTCGTCGGCACGGTAGTCTTGTTCGCGTACGCGCGGGACATGAACGTCCTTCTCGCCGGCGAGGAGGACGCCCACACCCTCGGCGTCGACGTCGAGCGCACGAAGCGACTGCTGCTCGTGGTGGCGAGTGTCGTCACCGCCGCCGCCGTCGCCGTCGCGGGCGTCATCGGCTTCGTCGGTCTCGTCGTCCCGCACGCGATGCGCCTGCTCGTCGGCCCCGACCACCGCGTCCTCCTCCCCACGTCTGCGTTCGCCGGCGGCGCGTTCCTCGTCGTCGCCGACACGTTCGCCCGCACGGGCGCAGCCGAACTCCCCGTCGGCATCGTCACCGCGTTCGTCGGCGCCCCGTTCTTCCTCTACCTGCTCCGCGACCGGGAGGTGCGTGCGCTGTGA
- a CDS encoding heme ABC transporter ATP-binding protein has product MTLDVRDVDVELGGELILDAVSATVADGRLVGVVGPNGAGKSTLLRAMNGVVEPAVGTVLVDDEAVEELSSKAASRRIASVPQDTHVSFEFTVRQTVEMGRHPHVPRFGTDDDPGAVDRAMERAEVAQFADRDVTSLSGGETQRVLLARALAQQAPVLLLDEPTASLDVNHQIRTLELVRGLADDADRAVVAAIHDLDLAARYCDELVLLADGRVVDSGRPEDVLTPAAVRDAFDARVAVGTDPTTGAPTVTPLPDVEDGVDRRVHVLGGGETGAPLIRRLADAGVVVTVGPVVEGDVDHETARRFGADVVTVPPFAGADDGVGRARELVDAADAVVVAADAAGLGANPALRRRAANALVVGDGPTGTRVTPGGLVPALAALDDESGQFALADGGNDEE; this is encoded by the coding sequence GTGACCCTCGACGTCCGGGACGTGGACGTGGAGCTGGGCGGCGAACTGATCCTCGACGCCGTCAGCGCGACTGTGGCGGACGGGCGCCTCGTCGGCGTCGTCGGGCCGAACGGCGCGGGGAAGTCGACGCTGCTGCGCGCGATGAACGGCGTCGTCGAACCGGCTGTCGGGACGGTCCTCGTCGACGACGAAGCGGTCGAGGAGCTCTCATCGAAGGCCGCCAGCCGGCGCATCGCCAGCGTCCCCCAGGACACCCACGTCTCCTTCGAGTTCACCGTGCGCCAGACCGTCGAGATGGGGCGCCACCCCCACGTCCCACGGTTCGGTACGGACGACGACCCCGGCGCCGTCGACCGCGCGATGGAGCGCGCGGAGGTCGCGCAGTTCGCGGACCGCGACGTCACCTCGCTGTCCGGCGGCGAGACCCAGCGCGTGCTGTTGGCGCGCGCGCTCGCCCAGCAGGCGCCCGTCCTCCTGCTCGACGAACCGACGGCGAGCCTCGACGTGAACCACCAGATCCGGACGCTCGAACTCGTCCGTGGTCTCGCCGACGACGCCGACCGCGCGGTCGTCGCGGCCATCCACGACCTCGATCTGGCCGCGCGCTACTGCGACGAACTCGTCCTCCTGGCGGACGGTCGGGTCGTCGACTCCGGGCGCCCCGAGGACGTCCTCACCCCCGCCGCGGTGAGAGACGCCTTCGACGCGCGAGTCGCGGTCGGCACGGACCCGACGACGGGCGCGCCCACGGTCACGCCGCTCCCCGACGTCGAGGACGGCGTCGACCGCCGCGTGCACGTTCTCGGCGGCGGTGAGACTGGGGCGCCACTGATTCGCCGCCTCGCGGACGCTGGCGTCGTCGTGACCGTCGGCCCGGTCGTCGAGGGCGACGTCGACCACGAGACGGCCCGCCGGTTCGGCGCGGACGTCGTGACCGTCCCGCCGTTCGCCGGTGCCGACGACGGGGTCGGGCGCGCTCGCGAACTGGTCGACGCTGCCGACGCCGTGGTCGTCGCCGCCGACGCCGCCGGACTCGGGGCGAACCCGGCGCTCCGGCGGCGAGCGGCGAACGCCCTGGTCGTCGGCGACGGACCGACGGGAACCCGGGTCACTCCCGGCGGACTCGTTCCAGCACTCGCCGCCCTCGACGACGAGAGCGGCCAGTTCGCGCTGGCTGACGGCGGTAACGACGAGGAGTGA
- a CDS encoding thermonuclease family protein, with product MNRRTLAVVVLVALAGCSGSLVEQEPAPDERTATVVHVVDGDTLDVRFADGTEDRVRLLGVDTPEVHGDVNPDEFEGVPDTEAGRACLQTWGERASGFADERLADATVTVTVDGEADRRGGYDRLLAYVTVEGDSFNRALLEDGYARLYDTEFSQRDAFAAAERRARENATGLWSCAS from the coding sequence GTGAACCGACGCACCCTCGCCGTCGTCGTCCTCGTCGCGCTCGCGGGCTGTTCCGGGTCGCTGGTCGAACAGGAGCCAGCGCCGGACGAACGCACCGCGACGGTTGTCCACGTCGTCGACGGCGACACCCTCGACGTGCGCTTCGCGGACGGTACCGAGGACCGGGTCCGCCTGCTCGGCGTCGACACGCCGGAGGTCCACGGCGACGTGAACCCAGACGAGTTCGAGGGCGTCCCGGACACCGAGGCCGGGCGCGCCTGCCTCCAGACGTGGGGCGAGCGCGCCAGCGGGTTCGCCGACGAACGCCTCGCGGACGCCACCGTCACCGTGACCGTCGACGGCGAGGCCGACCGCCGCGGCGGCTACGACCGCCTGCTCGCGTACGTCACCGTCGAGGGCGACTCGTTCAACCGTGCGCTCCTCGAGGACGGCTACGCGCGACTGTACGACACGGAGTTCTCCCAGCGCGACGCGTTCGCGGCCGCCGAACGGCGGGCGCGCGAGAACGCCACCGGACTCTGGTCCTGCGCCAGCTAA
- a CDS encoding CPBP family intramembrane glutamic endopeptidase, translated as MGETARPTIGDTSISAGNPWLFFAVTYAITWSFWLAAIALGVRFDSAAGLALLLVGLTGPGAAGVGFVYLVYDERGRADFWNRIRSVRRIGVAWFLVILLVPTVVTVVAGVVDVLFGGPGATLDEGVQEFGVTPLAILPALFFATLPPILEELGWRGYALDRLQMNWSALSASLILGVVWAVWHLPLFFVEGSFQAESVGFATTGFWLFMVGIVALSVTFTWVYNHTSRSILGIILLHGWVNFVSETVVVGDLFYYAHWVLLAVILTAVWGAKTLTSDEEVPRPPRPHDTRT; from the coding sequence ATGGGAGAGACAGCACGTCCGACGATCGGCGACACGTCCATCTCCGCGGGGAACCCCTGGCTGTTCTTCGCCGTGACGTACGCCATCACGTGGAGCTTCTGGCTGGCAGCGATCGCCCTCGGGGTGCGCTTCGACAGCGCCGCGGGGCTCGCGCTGCTACTCGTGGGCCTCACCGGACCCGGAGCCGCCGGTGTCGGGTTCGTCTACCTCGTCTACGACGAGCGTGGGCGGGCGGACTTCTGGAACCGCATCAGGTCGGTTCGCCGAATCGGGGTCGCGTGGTTCCTCGTCATCCTCCTGGTCCCAACCGTCGTAACCGTCGTCGCTGGAGTCGTGGACGTGCTGTTCGGTGGCCCAGGCGCCACGCTGGATGAAGGGGTACAGGAGTTCGGCGTCACGCCACTGGCGATCCTGCCAGCGCTGTTCTTCGCGACGCTCCCGCCCATCCTCGAAGAACTGGGCTGGCGGGGCTACGCGCTAGACCGACTGCAGATGAACTGGTCGGCGTTGAGTGCCAGCCTGATCCTGGGTGTCGTCTGGGCGGTCTGGCACCTCCCACTGTTCTTCGTCGAGGGGTCGTTCCAGGCCGAGAGTGTCGGGTTCGCCACGACGGGGTTCTGGCTGTTCATGGTCGGAATCGTCGCGCTCTCGGTGACGTTCACGTGGGTCTACAACCACACCTCGCGCAGCATCCTCGGGATCATCCTGTTGCACGGATGGGTGAACTTCGTCTCCGAAACCGTCGTGGTCGGGGACCTGTTCTACTACGCTCACTGGGTGCTGCTCGCAGTGATACTCACAGCCGTCTGGGGGGCGAAGACCCTGACGAGTGACGAAGAAGTGCCACGACCACCCCGTCCTCACGACACTCGTACGTAA
- a CDS encoding class I SAM-dependent methyltransferase — protein MPVPCVRVPTEDGEATRRRLADADLVDGDHTITGEDGFLYIPVTDPAAVPGDLAVVDFDAPERRTQTNPADILGFEPSYERLGDVVIVDEDDPERAQRIADAIVQSDVRARTVVNRASKIKGTERVRDWDVLAGESTESSEARRGLEDEQGESSSTETVHREYGCEFELDIAEVYFSPRLATERHRVVEQVDAGEQAFDMFAGVGPYAVPMAAAGADVVATDINERAIHYLRRNAERNGVADRVTAIAGDVRDLAGDYENWADRVVMNLPHTAEEFLDTAVALAGDDCVLHLYDIQHEDDPYGPAEAAIREAAEPAYDVTVETHRSVRSYAPHELNVVVDARLTRR, from the coding sequence ATGCCAGTCCCGTGCGTGCGCGTCCCCACGGAGGACGGCGAAGCCACCCGCCGCCGCCTCGCGGACGCCGACCTCGTCGACGGCGACCACACCATCACCGGCGAGGACGGCTTCCTCTACATCCCGGTCACCGACCCAGCGGCCGTTCCCGGGGACCTCGCGGTGGTCGACTTCGACGCGCCCGAGCGCCGCACGCAGACGAACCCCGCGGACATCCTCGGCTTCGAACCCAGCTACGAGCGCCTCGGCGACGTCGTCATCGTCGACGAGGACGACCCCGAGCGCGCCCAGCGTATCGCCGACGCCATCGTCCAGTCGGACGTGCGCGCGAGGACGGTGGTCAACCGGGCGTCGAAGATCAAGGGCACCGAGCGCGTCCGCGACTGGGACGTCCTCGCCGGCGAGAGCACTGAGTCGAGCGAGGCGAGACGAGGGTTGGAAGACGAGCAGGGCGAGTCTTCCAGTACTGAGACGGTCCACCGGGAGTACGGCTGCGAGTTCGAACTCGACATCGCCGAGGTGTACTTCTCGCCGCGCCTCGCGACCGAACGCCACCGCGTCGTCGAGCAAGTCGACGCGGGAGAGCAGGCTTTCGACATGTTCGCCGGCGTCGGCCCATACGCGGTGCCGATGGCCGCCGCGGGCGCCGACGTCGTCGCCACCGACATCAACGAGCGCGCCATCCACTACCTCCGGCGGAACGCCGAACGCAACGGGGTCGCCGACCGCGTCACCGCCATCGCCGGGGACGTGAGGGACCTCGCCGGCGACTACGAGAACTGGGCCGACCGCGTCGTGATGAACCTCCCCCACACCGCGGAGGAGTTCCTCGACACCGCCGTCGCGCTCGCGGGCGACGACTGCGTGCTCCACCTCTACGACATCCAGCACGAGGACGACCCGTACGGCCCTGCGGAGGCGGCGATCCGCGAAGCCGCCGAACCCGCCTACGACGTGACCGTCGAGACCCATCGCTCCGTGCGGTCGTACGCGCCCCACGAACTCAACGTCGTCGTGGACGCCCGTCTCACCCGCCGGTGA
- a CDS encoding aldo/keto reductase, whose translation MEYVTLGNTGTKVSQLCLGTWRFGREADSGEVETTKREAHRLLDRAWEQGVNFVDTANVYGTPSGTSEEWIGDWIADYDREDFVLASKVYGSMGEGPNDSGLSRKHIRRQIDGTLDRLGTDYLDVYYIHRWDDETPIAETLDTLTNLVEEGKVNYLGASTMAAWKLTKALWTADVEDHARFDVTQPMFHAAAGEDVADYLDVCADQDLAVCPYSPLAGGFLTGKYERDDSGGVTGPEGSRADLDDQFADYYVSERGWQVLDEIRDVADELDRTPAQVALRWLIEREAFTCTPIVGARTTDQLDENVGATEFSLSDNQRTRIDDARTGAGDTDD comes from the coding sequence ATGGAGTACGTCACCCTCGGCAACACGGGAACGAAGGTCTCGCAGCTCTGTCTGGGCACGTGGCGCTTCGGCCGCGAGGCGGACAGCGGCGAGGTCGAGACCACGAAACGTGAGGCCCACCGCCTGCTCGACCGGGCGTGGGAGCAGGGCGTCAACTTCGTCGACACCGCGAACGTCTACGGCACGCCGTCGGGCACCAGCGAGGAGTGGATCGGCGACTGGATCGCGGACTACGACCGCGAGGACTTCGTGCTCGCGTCGAAGGTGTACGGCTCGATGGGCGAGGGTCCGAACGACAGCGGTCTCTCCCGGAAACACATCCGGCGACAGATAGACGGGACCCTCGACCGCCTCGGCACGGACTACCTCGACGTCTACTACATCCACCGCTGGGACGACGAGACGCCCATCGCGGAGACGCTGGACACGCTCACGAACCTGGTCGAGGAGGGGAAAGTGAACTACCTCGGGGCGTCCACGATGGCGGCCTGGAAACTGACGAAGGCGTTGTGGACCGCCGACGTCGAGGATCACGCGCGCTTCGACGTGACCCAGCCGATGTTCCACGCCGCGGCCGGCGAGGACGTCGCCGACTACCTCGACGTCTGCGCCGACCAGGACCTCGCGGTCTGTCCGTACTCGCCGCTCGCCGGGGGCTTCCTCACCGGGAAGTACGAGCGCGACGACAGCGGCGGCGTCACCGGTCCGGAGGGCTCCCGCGCCGACCTCGACGACCAGTTCGCGGACTACTACGTGAGCGAGCGCGGCTGGCAGGTCCTCGACGAAATTCGCGACGTCGCCGACGAACTCGATCGGACGCCCGCGCAGGTCGCGCTCCGCTGGCTAATCGAGCGCGAGGCGTTCACCTGCACGCCCATCGTCGGCGCGCGCACGACAGACCAACTCGACGAGAACGTCGGCGCCACCGAGTTCTCGCTCTCCGACAACCAGCGGACGCGCATCGACGACGCCCGCACCGGAGCGGGCGACACCGACGACTGA
- the dph5 gene encoding diphthine synthase, translated as MLTFVGLGLYDERSVTVAGRDAIAAADRAFAEFYTSRLVGADVADLEAYHDTDIEVRDRAGVEQDPGPILDAAESGDAVFLTAGDTMISTTHVDLRLRAEERGIDTRVVHAPTAESAASSLTGLQNYRFGKATTLPFEWAHGADGVPGSVVDTIEANRERGLHTLCYLDIKVDHPRIEGDEYMTASHAAGLLAEHWNPDALGVVVARAGAPDATVRAAPLETLAALDFGDPLHLLVLPGDLHHVERDALVGLADAPADLLE; from the coding sequence ATGCTCACGTTCGTCGGTCTCGGACTCTACGACGAGCGCTCGGTCACCGTCGCGGGGCGCGACGCTATCGCCGCCGCAGACCGTGCGTTCGCGGAGTTCTACACCAGCAGACTCGTCGGCGCCGACGTCGCCGACCTCGAAGCCTACCACGACACCGACATCGAGGTCCGGGACCGCGCGGGCGTCGAACAGGACCCGGGGCCGATCCTCGACGCCGCCGAGTCGGGGGACGCCGTCTTCCTCACCGCCGGCGACACGATGATATCCACGACGCACGTGGACCTCCGGCTGCGGGCCGAAGAACGCGGTATCGACACCCGCGTCGTCCACGCGCCGACAGCCGAGTCCGCCGCCTCCAGTCTGACGGGGCTCCAGAACTACCGCTTCGGGAAGGCGACGACACTCCCGTTCGAGTGGGCCCACGGCGCCGACGGCGTCCCCGGGTCGGTCGTCGATACCATCGAGGCCAACCGCGAGCGCGGCCTCCACACGCTCTGCTATCTGGACATCAAGGTCGACCACCCGCGAATCGAGGGCGACGAGTACATGACCGCGAGCCACGCCGCCGGCCTGCTCGCCGAACACTGGAATCCGGACGCGCTCGGCGTCGTCGTCGCACGTGCGGGCGCACCGGACGCGACAGTTCGCGCCGCTCCGCTCGAGACACTCGCAGCACTCGACTTCGGCGACCCGCTCCACCTGCTCGTGCTCCCGGGCGACCTCCACCACGTCGAGCGGGACGCGCTGGTCGGCCTCGCGGACGCGCCCGCGGACCTGCTCGAGTAA
- a CDS encoding VOC family protein, translating to MSDFVLDHTMMRVGDLEESLDWYQSHLDYVEHARWEAETFTNVYLGPEDVHDEGALLELTYNHDTAEYDLGDAFGHIAVRTEDVYDAYEQLMDEGVEDYRDPDSCGGSYAFVTDPDGHEVELVERDYGQQWSLDHTMVRVEDADQHLGFWTRKFEYEHTGRWESDTFANYFAKPGGAADEAMAVELTYNYDGRSYDHGDDWGHLAVRTDDLVGDWEDLLTREAADYRDPESCDYNYAFTKTPDGHEIEVLDPAESPMDRSA from the coding sequence ATGAGCGACTTCGTACTCGACCACACGATGATGCGCGTCGGCGACCTCGAGGAATCACTGGACTGGTACCAGTCACACCTCGACTACGTCGAACACGCGCGCTGGGAGGCCGAGACGTTCACGAACGTCTACCTCGGCCCCGAGGACGTCCACGACGAGGGCGCGCTCCTCGAACTCACGTACAACCACGACACCGCGGAGTACGACCTCGGGGACGCGTTCGGTCACATCGCCGTGCGCACCGAGGACGTCTACGACGCCTACGAGCAACTGATGGACGAGGGCGTCGAGGACTACCGCGACCCCGACTCCTGCGGTGGTTCCTACGCGTTCGTCACGGACCCGGACGGCCACGAGGTCGAACTCGTCGAGCGCGACTACGGCCAGCAGTGGAGTCTCGACCACACGATGGTGCGCGTCGAGGACGCCGACCAGCACCTCGGCTTCTGGACGCGGAAGTTCGAGTACGAACACACGGGCCGCTGGGAGTCCGACACGTTCGCGAACTACTTCGCGAAACCCGGGGGCGCCGCCGACGAGGCGATGGCGGTCGAACTCACCTACAACTACGACGGCCGCAGCTACGACCACGGCGACGACTGGGGCCACCTCGCCGTCCGCACCGACGACCTGGTCGGTGACTGGGAGGACCTGCTCACCCGTGAGGCCGCCGACTACCGCGACCCCGAGTCCTGCGACTACAACTACGCGTTCACGAAGACGCCCGACGGCCACGAGATCGAGGTGCTGGACCCCGCGGAGTCGCCGATGGACCGGTCGGCCTGA
- a CDS encoding TIGR04206 family protein: MNRRLVGVVVLAGLLPWVAVTWPSGWYPIFSVGFLRIESLAFTSLPTYVDRVGAFPAHLQAWPIAVLLWAGAVVTALVDRVDAAVTVGLLVLAGASVLSLSVSLSGQRGITAVPLGALWLWTAAAVCYADLFVAE; this comes from the coding sequence ATGAACCGTCGGCTCGTCGGCGTGGTCGTCCTCGCCGGCCTCCTCCCGTGGGTCGCCGTCACCTGGCCCTCGGGCTGGTACCCCATCTTCTCCGTCGGCTTCCTCCGTATCGAGTCGCTCGCGTTCACGTCGCTGCCCACGTACGTCGACCGCGTCGGCGCCTTCCCCGCTCACCTGCAGGCGTGGCCGATCGCGGTCCTGCTGTGGGCCGGAGCCGTCGTCACCGCGCTCGTCGACCGGGTCGACGCGGCCGTGACCGTCGGCCTGCTGGTGCTCGCGGGCGCCAGCGTGCTCTCGCTCTCCGTCTCGCTGTCCGGCCAGCGCGGCATCACCGCTGTCCCCCTCGGGGCGCTGTGGCTGTGGACCGCGGCGGCCGTCTGCTACGCGGACCTGTTCGTCGCCGAGTGA
- a CDS encoding OBG GTPase family GTP-binding protein — protein sequence MGIEEEIESLEEEIASTPYNKSTEAHVGRLKAKLAEKKEKLEKQEAGSGGGGGYAVEQHGDATVALVGFPSVGKSSLINSMTNADSEVGSYEFTTLDVNPGMLDYRGANIQLLDVPGLIEGAAGGRGGGKEILSVIRAADLVIFMLSAFEIDRYERLSEELYNVNIRVDEEPPTVNVRRKGKDGIDVNSSGEMDLDEDTVKGILRERGFVNANVTIRGNPSVDRLVDGVMDNRVYMPSLVAVNKVDLIDPSYAETMKANLREQGIDPDDAIFISAEEEKGLETLKERIWAALGLIRIYMDKPGRGVDYEEPLIVREGDTVDDALRKLGGTLDERFRFARVTGPSAQHDEQQVGRDHELQDEDILRVVARR from the coding sequence ATGGGTATCGAGGAGGAGATCGAATCGCTCGAAGAAGAAATCGCCAGTACGCCGTACAACAAGTCGACGGAGGCCCACGTCGGCCGTCTGAAGGCGAAGCTCGCCGAGAAGAAGGAGAAACTCGAGAAGCAGGAGGCGGGTAGCGGCGGCGGTGGCGGCTACGCCGTCGAACAGCACGGCGACGCGACGGTTGCGCTCGTCGGCTTCCCCTCGGTGGGGAAGTCCTCGCTCATCAACTCGATGACGAACGCGGACAGCGAGGTCGGCTCCTACGAGTTCACGACCCTCGACGTGAACCCGGGGATGCTCGACTACCGCGGCGCGAACATCCAGTTGCTCGACGTGCCGGGACTCATCGAGGGCGCCGCCGGCGGCCGCGGCGGCGGGAAGGAGATCCTCTCGGTCATCCGCGCCGCCGACCTCGTCATCTTCATGCTGTCGGCGTTCGAGATCGACCGCTACGAGCGCCTCTCCGAGGAACTGTACAACGTCAACATCCGCGTCGACGAGGAGCCACCGACCGTGAACGTCCGGCGGAAGGGCAAGGACGGCATCGACGTGAACTCCTCGGGCGAGATGGACCTCGACGAGGACACGGTGAAGGGAATCCTCCGCGAGCGCGGGTTCGTCAACGCGAACGTCACCATCCGCGGCAATCCCTCGGTGGACCGCCTGGTCGACGGCGTGATGGACAACCGCGTCTACATGCCGTCGCTCGTCGCGGTGAACAAGGTCGACCTCATCGACCCGTCGTACGCGGAGACGATGAAGGCGAACCTCCGCGAACAGGGCATCGACCCCGACGACGCCATCTTCATCTCCGCGGAGGAGGAGAAGGGCCTCGAGACGCTGAAAGAACGCATCTGGGCGGCACTCGGCCTCATCCGCATCTACATGGACAAGCCCGGCCGGGGCGTCGACTACGAGGAACCGCTCATCGTCCGCGAGGGCGACACCGTCGACGACGCGCTCCGGAAACTCGGCGGGACGCTCGACGAGCGGTTCCGCTTCGCGCGCGTGACTGGTCCATCCGCGCAACACGACGAACAGCAGGTCGGCCGCGACCACGAACTGCAGGACGAGGACATCCTGCGCGTCGTCGCGCGGCGGTAG
- a CDS encoding 50S ribosomal protein L11, protein MAETIEVLVPGGQADPGPPLGPELGPTPVDVQGVVAEINDQTEAFDGTEVPVTVEYEEDGSFSIEVGVPPTAALIKDEAGFETGSGEPQETFVADLSIEQLKKIAEQKKPDLLSYDTRNAAKEVAGTCASLGVTIEGEDARTFKQRVANGDYDEVLGAEEAAA, encoded by the coding sequence ATGGCTGAGACGATAGAAGTGCTCGTACCCGGCGGTCAGGCCGATCCCGGCCCACCGCTCGGTCCCGAGCTCGGACCTACTCCCGTGGACGTGCAGGGCGTCGTCGCAGAAATCAACGACCAGACAGAGGCGTTCGACGGGACCGAGGTCCCCGTCACCGTCGAGTACGAGGAGGACGGCTCCTTCAGCATCGAGGTGGGTGTCCCCCCGACGGCCGCGCTCATCAAGGACGAGGCGGGCTTCGAAACCGGCTCCGGCGAACCCCAGGAGACGTTCGTCGCCGACCTCTCCATCGAGCAGCTGAAGAAGATCGCCGAGCAGAAGAAACCCGACCTGCTCTCCTACGACACGCGCAACGCCGCCAAGGAGGTCGCGGGCACCTGCGCCTCCCTCGGCGTCACCATCGAGGGCGAGGACGCACGGACGTTCAAGCAGCGCGTCGCGAACGGCGACTACGACGAAGTGCTGGGCGCGGAAGAAGCCGCGGCGTAA